A section of the Agrobacterium tumefaciens genome encodes:
- the crcB gene encoding fluoride efflux transporter CrcB produces the protein MLNIALVATGGAIGSVFRYLVGVWSVRLAGPNFPWGTLAVNVVGSFMIGLLVELVARRLNASMEMRLFLVTGVLGGFTTFSSFTLDAASLLERGATGLSIVYVLASLIVSIAAVFAGLALGRNLF, from the coding sequence ATGCTCAACATCGCCCTCGTCGCGACAGGCGGCGCAATCGGTTCCGTCTTCCGTTATCTCGTCGGCGTCTGGAGCGTGCGACTGGCCGGGCCGAATTTTCCCTGGGGCACGCTCGCGGTCAATGTGGTGGGTTCGTTCATGATCGGCCTGTTGGTCGAGCTCGTGGCACGACGACTGAACGCTTCAATGGAGATGCGGCTGTTTCTCGTGACCGGTGTCCTTGGCGGGTTCACGACATTTTCGTCCTTTACGCTTGACGCTGCCTCGCTCCTCGAGCGTGGTGCGACGGGCCTTTCGATCGTTTACGTGCTGGCGAGCCTCATCGTTTCCATCGCCGCGGTTTTCGCCGGGCTGGCCTTGGGCCGCAACTTGTTCTAA
- a CDS encoding plastocyanin/azurin family copper-binding protein, whose protein sequence is MTSMIRYATALAAVLTMSVPAFAATTIKVTEGGEGGGPMTLVLDQTTVKAGDAVFHVHNDAMSEEHEMILVKLKSADQKIPLNTAKHRVNEKQLKSLGEVADLKPGGDGQLKAKLTPGSYLLFCNIKGHYEAGMQARLTVTK, encoded by the coding sequence ATGACATCAATGATCCGCTATGCAACTGCCCTCGCAGCAGTTCTGACAATGTCAGTGCCCGCTTTCGCAGCCACGACAATCAAAGTGACAGAGGGTGGTGAAGGCGGCGGGCCGATGACGCTCGTGCTTGACCAGACCACCGTCAAGGCCGGCGATGCGGTTTTCCATGTGCACAACGATGCGATGAGCGAAGAGCACGAAATGATCCTCGTGAAGCTCAAGTCGGCCGACCAGAAAATTCCGCTCAACACCGCCAAACATCGCGTTAATGAAAAACAGTTGAAGAGCCTCGGAGAGGTTGCCGACCTCAAGCCGGGTGGTGATGGGCAGCTGAAAGCAAAGCTGACGCCTGGCAGTTACCTTCTCTTCTGCAATATCAAGGGTCACTACGAAGCAGGCATGCAGGCCAGGCTGACCGTTACAAAATAA
- a CDS encoding copper chaperone PCu(A)C, with protein sequence MNSTKIIACGVVVASISASQAFAHATFVDGSAEQDSTIVAALQVPHGCDGGLATTEVQIKLPEGFISAKPQPKAGWQLEVIKGDYQKTYANHGKEIKSGPIEIRWKGGDLPDEFYDTFAVQGKISGIEAGQDLAFKVTQLCGDKGKVSWDEVAAAGVDPHSLKSPAPTIKVTAKSDHAGGHDHAAMAMDTDVVKAGSLEVSGGATKAMLPGQPVGGGYVTIKNTGDADDRLIGIESSTAGRAEIHEMAMVNDVMKMRKLEEGIVIPAGKTVELTPGGLHMMFFNVKKPFAEGDKVPVTLVFEKAGKVDVVLATGSAKGGDDKGGHQHN encoded by the coding sequence ATGAACAGCACCAAAATTATCGCCTGCGGCGTCGTCGTCGCATCAATTTCGGCGTCGCAGGCTTTTGCGCACGCCACCTTCGTCGACGGCTCGGCTGAGCAGGATAGTACCATCGTAGCCGCCCTTCAGGTGCCGCATGGATGCGATGGCGGCCTCGCCACCACCGAGGTTCAGATCAAACTGCCTGAGGGCTTTATTTCCGCCAAGCCGCAGCCCAAGGCAGGCTGGCAGCTGGAGGTCATCAAGGGCGACTATCAGAAGACCTATGCGAACCACGGCAAGGAGATCAAAAGCGGCCCGATTGAAATCCGCTGGAAGGGTGGCGATCTGCCGGATGAGTTCTACGACACCTTCGCCGTGCAGGGTAAGATTTCCGGCATCGAAGCAGGGCAGGACCTGGCGTTCAAAGTGACCCAGCTTTGCGGCGACAAGGGCAAGGTCTCGTGGGATGAGGTCGCAGCCGCTGGCGTTGATCCGCATTCCCTGAAAAGCCCGGCGCCGACCATCAAGGTCACCGCAAAGTCCGATCATGCAGGCGGCCACGACCACGCCGCCATGGCGATGGACACGGATGTCGTGAAGGCGGGTAGCCTCGAAGTGTCTGGGGGCGCGACAAAAGCCATGCTGCCGGGACAGCCGGTGGGTGGCGGTTACGTGACGATCAAGAACACCGGCGATGCCGACGACAGGCTGATCGGCATCGAATCGTCTACGGCCGGCCGCGCGGAAATCCATGAGATGGCCATGGTCAACGACGTCATGAAAATGCGCAAGCTGGAAGAGGGTATCGTCATTCCCGCAGGAAAAACCGTCGAGCTGACGCCCGGCGGCCTGCATATGATGTTCTTCAACGTCAAAAAACCGTTCGCGGAAGGTGACAAGGTGCCTGTGACCCTTGTCTTTGAAAAGGCCGGAAAGGTCGACGTGGTGTTGGCGACCGGCTCTGCAAAGGGCGGTGACGACAAGGGCGGGCACCAGCACAACTGA
- a CDS encoding DUF3008 family protein produces MPAKSKAQQKAAGAALSAKRGETKKSSLKGASKSMEKSMTEKELEDFASTKRKGLPSKKSD; encoded by the coding sequence ATGCCAGCCAAATCGAAAGCCCAGCAGAAAGCCGCCGGTGCAGCTCTTTCTGCCAAGCGGGGTGAAACAAAGAAATCCAGCTTAAAAGGTGCTTCAAAAAGCATGGAGAAGTCTATGACGGAAAAGGAACTTGAGGATTTCGCTTCGACGAAACGCAAGGGGTTGCCATCGAAGAAATCCGACTAG
- the gcvT gene encoding glycine cleavage system aminomethyltransferase GcvT → MDDTAALKTTPLHSLHISLGARMVPFAGYDMPVQYPSGVMKEHHQTRTSAGLFDVSHMGQVIVKAKSGNNSDAALALEKLVPVDILGLKEGRQRYGFFTDDNGCILDDLMITNRGDHLFVVVNAACKDADLAHMKAHLSDACEITLLEDRALIALQGPRAEAVLAELWAGVSAMKFMDVQEVPLHDIPCIVSRSGYSGEDGFEISVPSDKAEEIARALLEHPDCEAIGLGARDSLRLEAGLCLYGNDIDTTTSPIEASLEWAIQKARRAGGEREGGFPGAERILGELKDGTSRRRVGLKPEGKAPVRGHSKLFADADGKTEIGEVTSGGFGPSVEGPVAVGYVPVSHAAAGTVIFAEVRGKYLPVTVAALPFITPTYKR, encoded by the coding sequence TTGGACGATACCGCCGCGCTGAAAACCACGCCGCTCCACTCGCTTCACATTTCGCTGGGCGCCCGCATGGTGCCGTTCGCCGGTTACGACATGCCCGTCCAATATCCTTCAGGCGTGATGAAGGAGCATCATCAGACACGCACTTCGGCCGGTCTCTTTGATGTGTCTCACATGGGACAGGTCATCGTTAAGGCGAAGTCCGGCAACAATTCGGATGCTGCCCTCGCGCTGGAAAAGCTGGTGCCGGTCGATATCCTGGGCCTCAAGGAAGGGCGCCAGCGCTATGGCTTCTTCACAGACGACAACGGCTGCATTCTGGACGATCTGATGATCACCAATCGCGGTGATCATCTTTTCGTCGTCGTCAACGCCGCCTGCAAGGATGCCGATCTCGCCCATATGAAGGCGCATCTTTCCGATGCGTGCGAGATCACGCTGCTGGAAGACCGCGCCCTGATCGCGCTGCAAGGCCCGCGTGCTGAGGCCGTGCTGGCCGAATTGTGGGCTGGCGTTTCCGCCATGAAGTTCATGGATGTGCAGGAAGTGCCTCTGCACGATATTCCCTGCATCGTCTCGCGCTCGGGTTATTCCGGTGAGGATGGCTTTGAAATCTCCGTACCATCAGATAAGGCCGAAGAGATCGCCAGGGCACTGCTCGAACATCCCGATTGCGAAGCCATCGGGCTTGGCGCGCGCGACAGCCTGCGTCTGGAAGCCGGCCTTTGTCTCTACGGTAACGATATCGACACGACCACCTCCCCCATCGAAGCCTCGCTGGAGTGGGCGATCCAGAAGGCGCGCCGCGCCGGTGGCGAGCGTGAAGGCGGTTTCCCGGGCGCGGAACGCATTCTCGGCGAGCTCAAAGACGGCACATCGCGCCGCCGCGTCGGTCTGAAGCCCGAAGGCAAGGCGCCGGTTCGCGGCCATTCGAAGCTTTTTGCGGATGCAGACGGCAAGACTGAAATCGGTGAAGTAACGTCGGGCGGCTTCGGTCCTTCGGTCGAAGGTCCCGTGGCCGTGGGCTATGTGCCCGTTTCCCACGCTGCTGCCGGAACGGTGATCTTCGCGGAAGTGCGCGGCAAGTATCTGCCCGTCACCGTCGCTGCCCTGCCCTTCATCACGCCCACCTATAAACGCTAA
- the gcvH gene encoding glycine cleavage system protein GcvH translates to MLKFTAEHEWLKFEGDVATIGITSHAAEQLGDLVFVELPEVGATFAKDGDAATVESVKAASDVYCPLDGEVVEINQAIVDDPSLVNSDPQGAGWFFKLKLSNPADAETLLDEAAYKELIA, encoded by the coding sequence ATGCTGAAATTTACCGCAGAACACGAATGGCTGAAGTTTGAAGGCGATGTCGCCACCATTGGCATTACCAGCCACGCCGCTGAACAGCTCGGCGATCTCGTTTTTGTCGAATTGCCGGAAGTGGGCGCAACCTTTGCCAAGGATGGTGACGCCGCGACCGTCGAATCCGTCAAGGCAGCGTCGGACGTTTATTGTCCGCTGGATGGAGAAGTGGTCGAAATCAACCAGGCGATCGTTGATGATCCGTCATTGGTCAATTCCGACCCGCAGGGCGCTGGCTGGTTCTTCAAGCTGAAGCTCTCCAATCCGGCCGACGCCGAGACGCTGCTCGATGAAGCAGCCTACAAGGAGCTGATCGCGTAA
- the gcvP gene encoding aminomethyl-transferring glycine dehydrogenase has product MTTPTEFHFTDYQPYDFANRRHIGPSPSEMAEMLKVVGYKSLDDLIDATVPSSIRQKVPLTWGAALTEREALDRLRETANKNQVLTSLIGQGYYGTITPPVIQRNILENPAWYTAYTPYQPEISQGRLEALLNYQTMVCDLTGLDVANASLLDEATAAAEAMAMCQRVAKSKATAFFVDANCHPQTVALIETRAAPLGWKVIVGNPFTDLDPVDVFGAIFQYPGTHGHVSDFSGLISRLHQTGAIAAVAADLLALTLLKSPGEMGADIAIGTSQRFGVPVGYGGPHAAYMAVKDAHKRSMPGRLVGVSVDARGNRAYRLSLQTREQHIRREKATSNICTAQVLLAVMASMYGVFHGPQGIKAIAQQTHQKAVLMAKGLEKLGYTIEPETFFDTITVEVGHMQGVILRSAVAEGVNLRKVGATKIGMSLDERTRPATLEAVWRAFGGNFSISDFTPDYRLPKDLLRTSEYMTHPIFHMNRAESEMTRYIRRLSDRDLALDRSMIPLGSCTMKLNATAEMLPITWPEFSDIHPFAPANQALGYKEMIDDLSEKLCSVTGYDAFSMQPNSGAQGEYAGLLTIRNYHLANGDTHRDVCLIPTSAHGTNPASAQMVGMKVVPVKVRDNGDIDIDDFRGKARQYAENLACCMITYPSTHGVFEETVREICEITHEHGGQVYLDGANMNAMVGLARPGDIGSDVSHLNLHKTFCIPHGGGGPGMGPIGVKAHLAPYLPGHPATDGREGAVSAAPFGSPSILPISWSYCLMMGGEGLTQATKVAILNANYIAERLKGAYDVLYKSETGRVAHECIIDTRPLADSCGVTVDDVAKRLIDCGFHAPTMSWPVAGTLMIEPTESETKAEIDRFCDAMLAIREEARDIEEGRADKTNNPLKNAPHTVEDLVGEWDRPYSREKGCFPPGAFRIDKYWSPVNRIDNVYGDRNLICTCPPMEAYAEAAE; this is encoded by the coding sequence ATGACGACGCCCACCGAGTTTCATTTTACCGATTATCAGCCCTATGACTTCGCCAACCGGCGGCACATAGGGCCGTCGCCCTCGGAAATGGCCGAGATGCTGAAGGTCGTTGGCTATAAGAGCCTTGATGACCTTATCGACGCCACCGTCCCCTCCTCCATCCGCCAGAAGGTGCCGCTCACCTGGGGTGCTGCGCTGACCGAACGCGAGGCGCTGGACCGTCTTCGCGAAACGGCCAACAAGAACCAGGTCCTGACCTCGCTGATCGGCCAAGGCTATTACGGCACCATCACGCCGCCGGTCATCCAGCGCAACATTTTGGAAAACCCGGCTTGGTACACGGCTTATACGCCCTACCAGCCGGAAATCAGCCAGGGCCGGCTTGAGGCGCTGCTGAACTACCAGACCATGGTTTGCGATCTGACCGGCCTCGACGTCGCCAACGCATCGCTTCTGGATGAAGCCACTGCTGCCGCCGAAGCCATGGCCATGTGCCAGCGCGTCGCGAAATCCAAGGCGACCGCCTTTTTCGTTGATGCCAATTGCCACCCACAGACCGTCGCGCTGATCGAGACCCGTGCGGCCCCGCTCGGCTGGAAGGTGATCGTCGGCAACCCCTTCACCGATCTCGATCCGGTCGACGTCTTTGGCGCGATCTTCCAGTACCCGGGCACCCACGGCCATGTCAGCGATTTCTCCGGCCTGATTTCCCGCCTGCACCAGACGGGCGCGATTGCGGCCGTCGCCGCCGATCTCCTGGCGCTGACGCTGCTGAAATCTCCTGGCGAAATGGGCGCTGACATCGCCATCGGCACCTCGCAACGTTTTGGCGTTCCGGTCGGCTACGGTGGACCGCACGCGGCTTACATGGCCGTCAAGGATGCGCATAAGCGCTCCATGCCCGGCCGCCTGGTCGGCGTGTCCGTCGATGCGCGCGGCAACCGCGCCTATCGCCTGTCGCTACAGACCCGCGAGCAGCATATCCGCCGCGAAAAGGCGACGTCGAACATCTGCACGGCGCAGGTCCTGCTCGCCGTCATGGCCTCGATGTACGGCGTCTTCCACGGCCCGCAGGGCATCAAGGCGATTGCCCAGCAGACCCACCAGAAGGCCGTTCTCATGGCCAAGGGCCTGGAAAAGCTCGGCTATACCATTGAGCCGGAGACTTTCTTCGACACGATCACCGTCGAAGTCGGCCATATGCAGGGCGTCATCCTGCGTTCTGCCGTCGCGGAAGGCGTGAACCTGCGCAAGGTGGGCGCGACCAAGATCGGCATGAGCCTTGACGAGCGCACGCGCCCGGCAACGCTGGAAGCCGTGTGGCGCGCTTTCGGCGGTAATTTCTCGATCTCGGACTTTACGCCGGACTATCGGTTGCCGAAGGACCTGCTGCGCACCAGCGAGTACATGACGCATCCGATCTTCCATATGAACCGTGCCGAAAGCGAGATGACCCGTTACATCCGCCGTCTTTCGGACCGTGATCTGGCGCTCGACCGCTCGATGATCCCGCTCGGTTCCTGCACCATGAAACTGAACGCCACGGCTGAAATGCTGCCGATCACCTGGCCGGAATTTTCCGACATTCATCCCTTCGCGCCCGCCAATCAGGCGCTCGGTTACAAGGAGATGATCGATGATCTCTCGGAAAAACTGTGCTCGGTCACCGGTTACGACGCCTTCTCCATGCAGCCGAATTCCGGCGCGCAGGGCGAATATGCGGGTCTTCTAACGATCCGGAACTATCACCTCGCCAATGGCGATACTCATCGTGATGTCTGCCTCATCCCGACGTCCGCGCATGGCACCAACCCTGCCTCGGCGCAGATGGTCGGCATGAAAGTGGTGCCAGTGAAGGTGCGAGATAACGGGGACATCGATATCGATGATTTCCGTGGAAAAGCAAGGCAGTACGCCGAAAACCTCGCGTGCTGCATGATCACCTATCCGTCCACGCACGGCGTGTTCGAGGAAACGGTTCGCGAGATCTGCGAGATCACCCATGAGCACGGCGGTCAGGTTTATCTCGATGGCGCCAACATGAACGCCATGGTCGGTCTCGCCCGCCCTGGCGATATCGGCTCCGACGTTTCCCACCTTAACCTGCACAAGACCTTCTGCATCCCGCATGGCGGCGGTGGTCCGGGCATGGGGCCGATCGGCGTCAAGGCTCATCTTGCTCCTTACCTGCCCGGCCATCCAGCGACGGATGGTCGCGAGGGTGCGGTGTCTGCCGCCCCGTTCGGTTCGCCATCGATCCTGCCGATCTCATGGAGCTACTGCCTGATGATGGGCGGCGAAGGGCTGACGCAGGCAACCAAAGTCGCGATCCTCAACGCCAATTACATCGCCGAGAGGCTGAAGGGCGCTTACGACGTACTCTACAAGTCCGAAACGGGACGTGTGGCGCATGAGTGCATCATCGACACGCGACCGCTCGCAGACAGCTGCGGCGTAACCGTCGATGATGTTGCCAAGCGCCTGATCGACTGCGGTTTCCATGCACCGACCATGAGCTGGCCGGTTGCTGGCACCCTGATGATCGAGCCGACGGAATCCGAGACCAAGGCGGAAATCGACCGTTTCTGCGATGCGATGCTGGCAATCCGTGAGGAAGCCCGCGACATCGAGGAAGGGCGCGCGGACAAGACCAACAATCCGCTGAAGAATGCACCGCACACGGTGGAAGACCTCGTTGGCGAGTGGGATCGTCCCTACAGCCGTGAAAAGGGCTGCTTCCCGCCCGGCGCATTCCGCATCGACAAATACTGGTCACCGGTTAACCGCATCGACAATGTCTATGGTGACCGAAACCTCATCTGCACCTGCCCGCCGATGGAGGCATATGCTGAAGCGGCCGAATAG
- a CDS encoding endonuclease/exonuclease/phosphatase family protein: protein MRLICLNGWGGKLHDELISYITSYDPDILCLQEVVHTPEAKREWLSYRDHGTELPQRANFFRDVMDALPDHVAIFCPAARGDLWDGDTRYDSQWGLATFVRRSFAVVAQSQGFVHGAFSANGYGEHPRSRTGHAVRIFDFATGQPAVIAHMHGLRDLAGKHDTPARLEQAKNLVKLVRNVAEEGDRIIVCGDFNVLPDSETFEVLSDLDLVELVTGRGFTDTRTSLYPKPNRYADYLLVNPAVTVDRFDVVREPEVSDHCPLVLEFS, encoded by the coding sequence ATGCGTCTGATTTGCCTGAATGGTTGGGGCGGCAAGCTTCACGATGAGCTCATTTCCTACATCACGTCATACGACCCTGATATCCTTTGCCTGCAAGAGGTTGTGCACACGCCGGAAGCCAAGCGCGAATGGTTGAGCTACCGCGACCATGGCACCGAGCTGCCACAAAGGGCAAATTTCTTCCGGGACGTCATGGACGCCCTGCCCGACCATGTGGCGATATTCTGCCCGGCCGCGCGGGGAGACCTCTGGGATGGTGATACGCGGTATGATTCCCAATGGGGGCTGGCGACTTTTGTGCGCAGATCCTTCGCGGTCGTCGCACAGTCGCAGGGTTTCGTTCACGGAGCCTTTTCGGCGAACGGCTATGGTGAGCACCCACGCTCGCGAACAGGCCACGCCGTCAGGATTTTCGATTTTGCAACGGGTCAGCCTGCCGTCATCGCCCACATGCATGGGCTGCGTGACCTCGCCGGAAAACATGACACTCCCGCTCGGCTGGAGCAGGCTAAAAATCTCGTTAAGCTCGTCAGGAATGTTGCGGAAGAAGGCGATCGGATAATCGTTTGCGGCGACTTCAATGTGCTTCCTGACAGCGAGACGTTCGAAGTGCTAAGCGACCTTGATCTGGTCGAGCTCGTGACCGGTAGAGGGTTCACCGATACGAGAACGTCGCTGTATCCCAAGCCGAACAGATATGCGGACTATCTTCTGGTCAATCCGGCTGTGACAGTCGATCGTTTCGACGTGGTGAGAGAGCCGGAGGTCTCCGACCACTGCCCCTTAGTGCTCGAGTTCAGCTAA
- a CDS encoding MFS transporter — protein MTAIGVTAPQTSSGLPSGDRPRSGGISDKTLFALAALNFFLADARDGLGPFLDAFLATKGWSSLSLGLIATVGGLVGLLATPLCGALVDGTTWKRTLIAIPVVLVTIGALVTLIFPDVWIVWTGQIMTAVVGAVVGPALAGLTLGLVGERLFSHQISRNEFWNHGGNFASLFATYVVVTFFGLNGIIGLMLLTAAGALVATAAIDPARIDHKVARGLGEDKGEPGPSGINVLLHERGLIFLAIILLVFHFGNAPMGRLIAQDFAIELQTPFRTTAIITGVAQFAMIFVAAMAPWLIRRFGLSTVFLIALAALPVRGVLAAAFTDFWVIFPVQFLDGVGAGLLGIVTPVAVERILKGTGRFNVGLASVMMVQGVGASFSNVVAGWLVTKGGYSLSHLVGGGIAAIAIGLFLVYRHDIAPKQNDDTPSHEPDKA, from the coding sequence ATGACGGCCATCGGTGTTACCGCTCCGCAGACTTCGTCGGGCCTGCCTTCGGGTGATAGGCCAAGGAGCGGCGGAATATCGGACAAGACGCTGTTTGCGCTCGCCGCGCTCAATTTCTTTCTTGCCGACGCCCGGGATGGTCTTGGACCGTTTCTGGACGCGTTCCTGGCAACCAAAGGCTGGTCTTCCCTGTCGCTCGGATTGATCGCCACCGTGGGTGGCCTCGTTGGCCTGCTCGCCACGCCACTCTGCGGCGCATTGGTGGACGGCACGACATGGAAACGCACGCTGATCGCAATCCCTGTCGTTCTGGTGACCATCGGCGCCCTGGTTACGCTGATCTTTCCGGATGTGTGGATTGTCTGGACGGGGCAAATCATGACTGCCGTCGTCGGAGCGGTTGTCGGTCCGGCGCTCGCCGGCCTCACCCTGGGGCTCGTCGGCGAACGGCTTTTCTCTCACCAGATTTCAAGAAATGAGTTCTGGAACCATGGCGGCAATTTCGCTTCGCTTTTCGCGACCTATGTCGTCGTCACCTTTTTCGGTTTGAACGGCATCATCGGACTGATGCTGTTGACCGCAGCCGGTGCGCTGGTCGCAACGGCCGCGATCGACCCCGCCCGGATAGACCACAAGGTGGCGCGCGGCCTTGGCGAGGACAAGGGCGAACCCGGGCCTTCCGGTATCAACGTGTTGTTGCACGAACGCGGGCTGATCTTCCTTGCCATCATCCTTCTCGTCTTCCACTTCGGCAACGCACCGATGGGCCGTTTGATTGCGCAGGATTTCGCCATCGAGCTGCAGACGCCCTTCCGCACCACCGCCATCATTACCGGTGTCGCGCAGTTCGCGATGATCTTTGTCGCCGCCATGGCGCCATGGCTGATCCGGCGCTTCGGCCTTTCGACCGTCTTCCTTATTGCGCTCGCTGCCCTGCCCGTGCGCGGCGTCCTTGCCGCTGCCTTTACGGATTTCTGGGTCATCTTTCCGGTGCAGTTTCTTGATGGTGTGGGCGCCGGGCTTCTCGGTATCGTCACGCCCGTTGCGGTGGAAAGGATCCTTAAAGGGACCGGCCGCTTCAACGTTGGTCTCGCCAGCGTCATGATGGTTCAGGGCGTCGGCGCATCATTCAGCAATGTCGTTGCGGGATGGTTGGTCACGAAGGGCGGCTATTCGTTGTCTCACTTGGTCGGTGGCGGCATTGCCGCGATCGCCATTGGTCTCTTCCTAGTCTATCGCCACGACATAGCGCCGAAACAAAATGACGATACCCCGTCCCATGAGCCGGACAAGGCTTAA
- a CDS encoding ferredoxin--NADP reductase, with translation MNAPAKTEDFAIKIPDGVYAETVLSVEHYTDHLFRFRMTRPAGFRFRSGEFAMIGLMVGDKPIYRAYSIASPAWDEELEFFSIKVPDGPLTSHLQAIKPGDTVLMRKKPTGTLVLDALTPGRRLYMFSTGTGIAPFASLIRDPETYEKFEEVILTHTCRDVAELKYGFDLVEEIRNHEFLNDIVGDKLKHYATVTREEYPFKGRITTLIENGKLFADLGVPALDPAIDRGMICGSSAMLKDTKELLEKAGLTEGANNKPAEFVIERAFVG, from the coding sequence ATGAACGCGCCAGCCAAGACGGAAGATTTCGCGATCAAGATACCTGACGGTGTTTACGCCGAGACGGTTTTGTCGGTTGAGCACTATACCGACCACCTGTTCCGCTTCCGCATGACGCGCCCTGCCGGTTTTCGTTTCCGTTCCGGTGAGTTTGCGATGATCGGCCTGATGGTTGGCGACAAGCCGATTTATCGCGCCTATTCGATTGCAAGCCCTGCCTGGGATGAGGAACTCGAGTTTTTCTCGATCAAGGTTCCCGATGGTCCGCTGACGTCGCATCTGCAGGCGATCAAGCCGGGTGACACGGTCTTGATGCGCAAGAAGCCCACAGGCACGCTGGTTCTGGATGCGCTGACACCAGGCAGACGGCTTTACATGTTCTCGACCGGTACGGGCATCGCGCCTTTTGCCAGCCTTATCCGTGATCCGGAAACCTACGAGAAGTTCGAAGAAGTCATTCTCACACACACCTGCCGCGATGTTGCTGAACTTAAATACGGCTTCGATCTCGTTGAGGAAATCCGCAACCACGAATTCCTGAACGATATCGTTGGCGACAAGCTGAAGCACTATGCGACCGTTACCCGCGAAGAATACCCGTTCAAGGGCCGCATCACGACGCTGATCGAGAATGGCAAGCTGTTTGCCGATCTCGGCGTACCCGCCCTCGACCCCGCGATTGACCGTGGCATGATCTGCGGGTCGTCCGCCATGCTGAAGGACACCAAGGAACTGCTTGAAAAAGCCGGTCTGACCGAAGGCGCCAATAACAAGCCTGCCGAATTCGTCATCGAACGTGCGTTTGTCGGCTGA
- a CDS encoding DUF934 domain-containing protein: MTKIWNRDGFVENDPWVIETEEVKATAEQKPVLPLADFLVRAAESNDIGLGVLITPADDVLKLAPYLDRLDLVAISFPAFNDGRGFSHASLLRSRLGFAGEVRAVGDVLIDQVPLMLRTGFTSFAVTNGTALRRLSENRLPEIPVYYQPTAKPAAGGETYSWRRRASS; the protein is encoded by the coding sequence ATGACGAAAATCTGGAACCGCGACGGCTTCGTGGAAAATGATCCGTGGGTAATCGAAACGGAAGAAGTGAAGGCGACAGCCGAGCAGAAGCCGGTGCTGCCGCTTGCCGATTTTCTGGTTCGGGCGGCTGAAAGCAATGACATTGGCCTCGGCGTGCTCATCACGCCCGCCGACGATGTTCTCAAGCTAGCGCCCTATCTCGACCGTCTCGACCTGGTTGCCATCAGCTTTCCCGCCTTCAATGACGGCCGTGGTTTCAGCCACGCTTCGTTGCTGCGCAGTCGCCTCGGTTTTGCAGGCGAGGTGAGGGCGGTTGGCGACGTGCTGATCGATCAGGTGCCGTTGATGCTGCGCACCGGCTTTACCAGCTTCGCAGTCACGAACGGCACGGCGCTTCGCCGTCTGTCCGAAAACCGCCTGCCGGAAATACCGGTCTATTACCAGCCGACGGCCAAGCCTGCTGCGGGTGGTGAGACCTATAGCTGGAGACGCCGTGCGTCTTCATGA